The genomic region AGAAAGTAATAAaggagatttttttttttttttatttcctaagGATGTAAGACACCTATATATTTTATTGCACATTCCAGAATCAGTTAACCATATGCCCATAATATTTTCtgctaaatatatataaagtataaTTACTTCACCTTGACTAGTAAAAAGTCTAAAAATCTTCTTTCAAGTGTAAGTAGCCTGTATGGATAGTATCATTTTTTCCACAAACTAATCATCTCATGATCCCTTGTAGATAATAATGTCATATAGCTATGTTTGATCTGTCAGCAAACAATAGTTCAACATATTCtcaaacaataatttacaGCCTGAATGTGGTATCAAATAGTTTTTTGTTAAGCTCCCATGTCAACTGACTTAGACTTGGGGCTGTGATTAGTTATGCTTTTAAAAATCGAGTTAATCATAAGCTTTAGATAAATACTAAAGTAGTGACATTAAGCCTCCATTTCATGACATAGTTCAAACTCGCAAGGGTTCAATGTAGATTCTAGATCTATGCAGCTCATATACTGATGAAGTTAAGATCCAACAATTCACTTCCTCAATAATGCTGAATAAGCATATGCATGTTAAGGTAGAGCTCATATTAAAGAATGTCAGACATATGAATGTTGGTGTAGATGTTATTAAAGCAGTTAAGCTAATCACTTTGTCAAAGCAGATTCTCAAAAAATTTGGAGATGTGGAAGGTCTTCCCCTTTGACTAAGTTATATAGTCTCATCTTGGTCATATACAAATTCTGCTTGACCATGACTTAAATGTTTTATTGCTCCTGTATCTACAATCCAACCAAGAACAAAAATGTGCAAACAAACATAAGTAATAAGACAACCATGTATGCATTTATACTTCTTCGGATTAGTGCATTTGCAAGCAAAGTAGCCCAATGAACTTTACTTGTAATCAATGCCAAAACTTCTCTTGTTATTTATTATATCAGCAAATTGTTCTCTTTTTTCAGGGCAGTTGGTAGTGGCATCTTTGCTGAACCGGAACATCAAATCATGCCTACTATTAAGAGATCCTGAGAAAGCAACTACTCTGTTTGGTAACCAAGACGAAGAGAAGCTACAGGTGGAATTGTCATCTGATTCTTGAATAATGCATGGTCATTGATTATGTTCCTtacatttgatttttatgttGTAAACAGTGTTCTTGCTTTAAATTTTTGTCTGTCTTCAGGatgtaaatgtaaaattttaccGTAAAGAGCTTTTAAAACTTGATAGGTTTTTAAAGGGGACACTCGAAATCCAGCAGATCTAGATCCATCTATATTTGAGGTTTGTGCTTCACATTTAACCAGcaaaccttttctttttttccatttattttcttggtaCATGACATTAATTTGGCCCAGTTTGGAATTTCCAAATGTATTGATCTTTCGCAAATTTTGTGTAGGGGGTTACGCATGTGATTTGTTGCACTGGAACAACTGCATTTCCTTCCAAGAGATGGGATGGGGATAATACACCGGAAAGAGTAGGTCAGAATTTTCTGTTGATATAGCaataaattcaatatattattATCAACATTTTAATTTGGCCTTTGTCCATGGATTATTACTAGCTTAGTAATGAATAATAAACATAATCATCAAACTTGGTAGATGTCTTAACTGCTTGTGCATTAACTTATTCATCCTCTGTACCTGGATTGTTGACAAACAAGCTATGGTCATTTTAGTATTCATACATCTTTCTACAGAACCAATCATATCTACCACTTCAGTGCATCTATTATACCACATGTGTCTACGTGCACACGGACAAGGACAGAGCCAGTGGGGTGCCTAGGAGGGCCATGACTGCCCTTGGCTTTTCCAAACTTATTTCCTAGCCCACCTAAgttttttcatcaattttttaagTAATCCTCATCTGGCTTCCCTTGAGCTTATTGAACCcttttaattgtaaattaacttttccaaattttttacGTTATtcgtgatttttttttaaatttattaaatgtataaacatttttaatccaaatttcctTATATTTTGTAGAATTGCTTGCAtgatcatttcttttattttgcatattatttgaaaaacattgaatataatatatgatgctttttatgcaaataaaattcaaactaatttatttattttaaagatcatgaaaattatcaaatattaCTCTATCAATAACTTAAAAAGTATTGCCCCCCTTAGCTTCCGGTCCTGCATTCTGTCCCTCCGAATGGCCTCATGCATACATGCACAAGCACACTTAGAGACACAGTTATATTCATCCAATGGTTTTGACTATGTTGTATTCTTTAAAGATTGGGAGGGTGTAAGGAATCTCGTATCTGCATTGCCTTCATCATTAAAGAGAGTAGTTCTTGTTTCATCAGTTGGTGTAACCAAGTTCAATGAACTACCATGGAGGTAATATGAGTAATTAGTTGGAATATCTTTTGGATGTTAAATTATGAAGTTCATGATGACTTGCCTCTCTCTCTGTTAGCATTACACAGATTGTCTggatattcttttttttccaattgTTATGCTAAGATGTGCACTTCTCATTCACTGAACCATAAAGGTCCCCATGTTGGATTACATGCTGaaagaaaactgaaaaatcATCCATCCATTGTTCAACCTCTGTTATTCAAGGCCTATATTGAGAAATTGCAATTGCAGCCTCATATAAAATGCAAATGGACTGTTATAAACTCAGTAGTCACTACTTAGTTCTGCCACATAATAAAGTATATTATCCTTCATAGATAATCTTTGCTGAGGTCTCATGGCATTCAGTTCTTTAGTGACACCCTTTTGATCACTTTTGACATATGTTAAGCACCATGAGCCAAATAGTTCAGAATATACCTGATCATCAAAATTTGAAGCACGCATGTAGCTATTTGGGTATTTGGTTTTGAGCTTTCTATTATGTCTTGTTTAGCTACCATCCAAATAGTCAAACAATGAATGCCATTATATGGCTTTCTCATGAACAGGATACATATTTTTTCGTGACTTCAAACTTCACATGCATTATTATTCTACtgtataaattattttggtGAAAGAGCTTGTCCTGCCCTCCCCTCCCCTGCCCCCTCCCAAATAAAGGGAGaccaaaaaaaacaaaggaatcTACTTAATAGTATATAATAATCACAATccacttcatctgattataTGATTTAACTTAGTCTGGTATCAAACTATTGAAGGTCCTTGCTGTGCACCTATTAATACTGCTTTTTGCTGCAAAATATCTGAGGGCTGATTGGTTTGCAGCTAAATCTTCTTATCAACTCTATATTTTGACTTTATTTTTGTCAGCATTATGAACCTATTTGGGgttctcaaatataaaaagaaaggggAAGATTTTCTTCGCAAGTCTGGCCTTCCATTTACCATCATCAGGTAAGTGGCTAAcgataatatttttatctcttGATAGTATTGTTCTTGCATGCTTTTTCAAACTATACTCTTTTGTGTATAGAGCTGGTAGATTGACAGATGGGCCTTACACATCATATGATCTTAATACTTTGCTTAAAGCTACTGCCGGGCAACGCCGTGCAGTTCTAATCGGCCAAGGTATGTTAAAGCAGGTTTTATAATCGGACTTATTGtaaaaattttttgtattaAGTTATCAAATGTAATTAATCTGCAATCATAGAAGGTAAAaagtttgaatgattttaacaACAGTATTTTTTGGGCCAGGAGTTAGTTGGTCTCTCACCATCGATTTCTTTTAATTCAGTTACTGttaacatataaatattaCAGTTTATCCCTTTAATTGTTGGAGAAACTTATTCACAGGCCctaatttaattgtttaagcTTTAAGGTTGAACAATCCCTTAACGTATTATCAAAGCCTCTATGACCTAGTGGTCTAGAGTTTGAGTTTTGGCTTTCCTattataatgataataattcaatttcaactGAAGGTATATGGTGGGCTTGTGTTTAGTCCATGCTTTCAAGTCAATGAACTTGCGTGTAATGGAGTGTGCTAGAATCTGGAATCTACACTTGGACCTTACTACaagttaaatttaatttaatttttttatctataaaaaaacCAATAATTTTGACAGTGAAATCAATATGACCAGCTATTGCCTTGATAATGACATTTTAAGTTATGCTGCAGGGATGACAGATTTTAACACAAATGGTTAAGTATATTATAAGCTGTCCATTTTATTAACATTCCTgtgtttttcttcaaaaatggCGCAGGAGATAAACTGGTGGGAGAGGTCAGCAGGCTTGTGGTTGCTGAAGCTTGCATACAAGCTCTGGAAATAGAATTTACAGAAGGCAAAATATATGAAATCAACTCAGTTGAGGTAAGTATTGAGATTTGATAGAAAGAGATTAAGGGTAAATGTAGGCATTCCACACATGCAATCATTACATTTTAGTTTTTCTGCAATTCAAGATCAATGCAATATGAACATAGAATCATTGAGACCAGTGTGATTATTGAAAATGACAGATTAATGACTAGGGCTAATGGTGCTATACTGAAGTATTCTTAAAACAATTTCACTCTGTAAAATGTCTCATCTAAATTTAGCATGGTAAGTTATTGTTTTCAAAGTATTAGAATTATTGAACCAAATGTAAATTCTTTGTATGTTCACTTCAGAAAAGCCAAAGTAATTGCTGGTTGGCTATTACTTTCTGTTAACCTGGTAATTATCTTGCCATGGTgtgtatctttcttgaaaCTCTCTATGTTATGTAAAACAACTATTTTTAAGCCCTTCAATTATACCAAATTTAATCCTAGCAATTGAACACCGACATCATTGCAGTAGGTATATAATGAACTTTTAGATTCCGATGCAACTCTTTTACCCTGAAAGATTAtgtttctaaaaatttttggCTCCACCGTTTGGTTTTGCTATATCGTTTCTTGCAAGAGCAGATGATTTCAACCACTGTCTTTCTCTCTTTGATTTATAGTTCTGATTATACTTCACGAATACTGGTAAATGCCAAacacaaaattaataatcctCTAACACAATTTTTGTGGAGCaatgcaaaaatatatattccaGTCTTAAGAGCTCTCTCTTTATGTGAAAATACTATTAGGATCAGACTGTATTTGACAAAACCCTTCGGAGGACCCCTGCTTTGAAGGTACCGACACTAGgctataatttttcatttattgtgCATTTTATGTTTTAGAAGTCTCAACTTAAATTGTCTAATCTTGTGAAATTATGGTCTGAATCTTTTAGAAAGAATATGTGCTTTACTAAAaatgtgttatatatatatatatatattttgctcTTCATCCTGGCTTGCATATTAGTGTAATGCACTATGTTCTTGCATTAACTTTTGTAAAGATCATAGTTTTAACCACGATTGAGAAGTTGCTTTATTTTGCAGGGGGAAGGACCTGGTACTGATCCAGAAAAGTGGCAGGAGCTATTTAAAACAGCCCAAGCATAGTGACCTGATTCAGTAAACAGCAAGGATGTGGCCAGAGTGAAGAATTCATACTGCTTTATTCACTGTGTATAAAATGCATATAGCTATAATATCCTGCTGCCGATTTCATGAGCAGCACAACGGGCATTATATTCATCTCTTGTAACAATTATGATCGTCTTTGCAATCCCCCTGTAAGAGTTAAAACATTGTTTTGGAATTAATCTTATAAGCAGAAGAAACTTTGACCTTTTGTCTTAACTCGAATTGGTTTCTCATATTGCCCAATTTAttttggagagagagagagagagttggaGGGGCTATATCTGTCAAAGTGGAAAGCCAAACTCTTGCAAGGAGATTTTCTAAAGCAGTGTGGTTTAGAAACAAATACAAAAGGAAGAGTACCTCTCTACACTTAATCAGAAGAAACAAATATCATTAAGGAGACCGATAATAGAAAGATAATAGTTAAAGGTCCACAATGAGACTagaaccctttttttttcttaatcacAGCAGTAAAATAAACCAGAGAATAAAGGTCTCAGTGACAACCAAGGAGGGTATATGACAAATTATTGGCAGATGCCCAATCCGCAGTCCGTTTCACCTAACACATAATAGCAAAAGCACaagcaaaatttaaatttggtgCTTCTTGAGCAGATGTGGATCAAAAAGAGGATAGTGAAAAGGATGTATTTTAACCCAACAGCAGATTACTGAAAATATtggaaatttgatttaatgatTATCCTTTGAACTGCCACTCTCTACGGCACATGGGACAATGTGCTTGAGAAGTCTGTGAATTCACCCATTTCAAGATGCAATGAAGATGGAAAGCATGGTTACATGCACCCCAAACTGCCAGAGAAcaacaaacaataaaattcGTTATTCATTAAGGAAATGGATGAAGAAAGGAGGATAATGACAATTCCATACACACACAGGATGCAGAAAACAAATTCTGAGCAAATCAATGAGatagaaatgaagaaaatcaaGGAGGAATCAATTTGaattattagagaaaattatgcattatatTTGTAAATACGTGTTCTGTATTTGTTCCATCATCTCTCTTTCTATACAACTCATAGCGGAAGTTGTAAATTATGCAAAATAAAGGAATTACCCTcttttttcattgattttgCCACAAATTTTACTGCATTGTTCCCTACATTTTGCAGACTAAAATTTAGTGAATAGAGAATCTGCATGAGAGGAATACAGAGCATGGAAAAAGAGATATCAGCATGTGACTGACATGACGGTCACCATAGTTCAAATGTAATTCTCTCCTGCCAAATTATGCACCTTTATGATACACAACTggcaaaaaattaaatgctgGATTTGTACAATCTTGTCAACAATGTGacattcaaatatatatatatatgtatatcatcAAATCAAAAAGTGTCAATGAGTTAAGATTGATTGATTTTGGACAAAATTTGCTCCTTCAACAAATTTGCAAAAAGGAGCGTGAGATAACCATGTTTTGCAAAATGCTCTAACTTTGCATTTTAATTCCCTGCACTTCCAAGGAAtatacaaatttaattttggctGTTAAGACCCCAATAAAATGGCAAGGGTCTACATTATATAATCAACCATGTAGCAAATTCCCCCATTAGGTGCCTACTCTTAAATCCATGTCTAAATACTCTTGtatctctttctcttcatGACCAAACATACACACATACATAAATACATACATGCATACATGTGTGTGAGTGTAtgtagaaaattgaaattatcatagaaaagaaattctaaaTAGACTTTAGATCATATATTATTAAGACTTCAAATAAATgctatttaaaaattttaattagcATTGTCCTCATAATTCTCCAACAAGTagaaaaaagatagaaaaggAATGGGAGACATGTTAAGCTAAACTGAAAAGCAAGAACTATTTAAATGCACAGCATCACATAGAAACTCCTTTCAGGAACTAAATAATGACTCAACAACATGAGAAACAATTGCAACAGTACTACCAAACAAGACAACTCTGAGGACAGACTTACTCAATGGGCAATCATCACCAGGGAGTTTACAGTCAGAACAGCAACCATCAAAGGCCATCCTACAAATTCCACATGTTTCATCTTGGGCATCCCATGTCCATGAAGCAACAGCATGCCATCTGCCATCATGAAGGGCAAGAATTAGGGGTCCTCATcatttaaaaaaggaaaattcaaggaaaagcAGAACCAGATTGACTATAAGGAAAAAAACCAAGCGCATGGAAGCTTTGTTCAACCAAAAATTTCACTAGTTTCATTGGGATGCAAGTGATAAAGAGAGCTTACTCTGTTCATATCCCAACAGATATTGAAAGAGAAATGGGTCAAGAGAAAACCGCTGTTTCTAGTGAAAACCAAAGGTCATATTGACCACAAACCAGTCCAAGTTTACATCAAAAAGTTGAAATATATCCTTAGTACCATTTACACCACACCTGATATCAATCAAGGGCAAATTGCATTGCTTCTTATGCATGAACAATTTAAGAAGTTGAggaagaagtaaaagaaaatgcTAGTCAGGTCAAATCATATATATGCTAAAaattacacacacacacacaaaaaagGCTACTATAGCAGGATAAATCATATTTATGCCAAGAATATAAGAACCAGTGGAATATATCATGTTTATGCTCAAGATTAACAAGAAAAAGCCATgtcaaaattcaagaaaaccATTACACCTAAAAGGCTTTTTATTTATGACCTTAAAGCTAGACTATACGTATTAGTTGCAACATTAGAGTTCGGTCAGAACTCTTTGAGGAGTGATTCAAGCCAATCAAGTTTTCTGTTGAATCAAATGTATTGCAACAGAATCAAGTAACAAAATACTTCACGAGaggaagatgaaaaaaaaaaggccagGAATATTCTAAATCATAAGGATACGTAGCAGCTTGACTTTCATCTTCTCCTGCAAAACCAAGACCTATGTGTGAGAACTTCCCCATATACAAAACACGAattcataaaagaaaagacttATGTTTTAATCGTTCTAGAAACTTTAACAATATCAGCAAgattccattttcattttatattcatttccAATTGTTCAATTTCCTCACCAACCAAATTGGCATAAGACAAGATAGTCAAAGTTCTGCTGCATCAGTTCCATTTTTGCTATTCATACATGCATAAGAGAACATCAGAAAGACACAATACCAACATTAAAGAAGTAAAATTGCTATCGTCTTTCATTATCATACCAATTTCAAGTATATGCTTGACAAGAAAACTACTAtcacataaaagaaaagacaataattatccaaaattctgaaaacatgtaaaaggcaaaaaataaattaagaaaataacttttgatggaataatagacaaaatttcgaaaaaaaaaaaaaacccacaagCTGAGATGCAGAAGAGCATTAGGATTTgaatagaaaagaaacaaacagatgaaaaaaatgaaacccCAACACAAATTCTAAAACCCTTTTGGGTCTATTACTTTTTCCCAccaaataataacaaaaaccCAAATACTAAATCACCAAATAGGCAGAATACAGGGTTGCTTTTGCATAGATCATGACTTTATTCAGTGActacattttgttttgaagaCCATTTCTATAGAACTTCTCCAAAAttcagaaacaaaaagaaaccaggaaaattgtttttcttttatttcttggaaatgaaaatggctagtaattatACCTGAAAGTCTGAAACTTTGAAGTTGTTCTTTTCTCCCCTCTATCTACTTTTCTTTGGGTACACCCTCTATCTATATTTTTGGTGTAAAGCTTTTAGTCTCTCCTTCTCTTGCTTGTTCCCCCTCTATCTATATCTTCGGTGTAAAGTTTTAACTGGCCTGGCTGGAGGGAAGATGGGTTTGGTCTAAGGGTGACTATATTTTCAATAGGGATGTCAACGAGTCGGGTACCCTATAATTTCCAGGTACCCGAATCCTAACCctataaaaaatcaactaCCCTAATCCTATTAACTATccgaataattttaaaattactatcctaaccctaaccctattacatttttactacCTTATAATTACCCTAACCCGTTTAAAAACCcgattatattaaaaaattattaaaatcttcttcatAAAATTTCTCTACGTATACCCGAACCCGTatacatatacaataatatttctctacatatttcataaaattaactactaattaaattaataaaaacaaaaataataaaatttaaatttaaatttaaattggtGGACTGGAAACATTTGGACAGATACATTCAATCATCCATATCAAAGTCTGcatgataaataataattgcCAAGACTAGTTTTGTCCTAAGTCTAAGTCCTAATAGTTGCCCCGTTTGCAATAGCAATAGCAAACCATGCGAttaatctttaaaataaagcaaaaagaaataaatcaaaaaGTAAATTAATCTCTACACGCCCACAGTATCATGTTTAAATTAATCTCTACACAGATATCATGTTTTTACGCACGCCACAACCAAGCATTAAAATTATTCATTAATATCATCAATAGTCAATCCGAGTTTCTGTAACAACTCAACACGCCCACTCATAACCTCAACGGTAGAAGGTAATTCTAGATTCTCTAATTCATGAGGGATTATACCTAAGGTTTTCAGATAATCACAGATTTTGACACGGTTAACTAGCTTTTCATTTTTGCCTTGAACAACACCCCAAGTGACAGAGGGCATTTGGTAGACGGGGAACTTGGTGGATTGAGTTGAATATTGCGAAACCCCTAAAACCCTTAAAGGGTTTTGTATTTGAGTACATGGGTTTTGGAGGGTTTTGAGTTTCGGGCAACTTTGACGGAAAATATATGGGACTTGGAGGATTATTAAGAGCTTTTGCCTTTTGAGAAGTGCTGATGAGTTCATTTCACAGATCAAATTTTTGAACTGAAAAATGAAGGGATTGATTTATTGGTGAAAAAAGATTgatatttgtaaagaagagaTGCAAAGGGACTGGCTTACCTCAAAAATGGCAGGGACAAAACTCAAGCCTGAAGGGATGGTTTGCTATTGCTGTGTTACTCTGAAGGCAGCCGACAGGGCGTGGCTGTGGCTGGGCGGCTGGAGAGAAAATAAAGATGAACTGATGAAGGAGCCAAGCGTGGCGTGGTAGGCCGGCAGCTGGGGTCTTGGGGAAGAACAACTGAACAAGGATTCAACTGAAGGAGAGGCAAGGAGCGGCTACCGattagaagagaaaaaagaaagaaaaaaaaggggtgGGGAGTGGCtaaggtttttattttttaatctttttgtctttcttttagCATCAATTAGTATTACATAAACATTTCacatttgaaattttggatTAGGAAATTGtga from Theobroma cacao cultivar B97-61/B2 chromosome 9, Criollo_cocoa_genome_V2, whole genome shotgun sequence harbors:
- the LOC18589934 gene encoding uncharacterized protein At2g37660, chloroplastic isoform X2, which produces MATKLSVAFPFPLERSSKPFQRISVLALPQLNLCHGFCFSKRNSGFRGLSVNALKEEVIHSANSETTLHSQTTLPTSSKLVLVIGASGGVGQLVVASLLNRNIKSCLLLRDPEKATTLFGNQDEEKLQVFKGDTRNPADLDPSIFEGVTHVICCTGTTAFPSKRWDGDNTPERVDWEGVRNLVSALPSSLKRVVLVSSVGVTKFNELPWSIMNLFGVLKYKKKGEDFLRKSGLPFTIIRAGRLTDGPYTSYDLNTLLKATAGQRRAVLIGQGDKLVGEVSRLVVAEACIQALEIEFTEGKIYEINSVEGEGPGTDPEKWQELFKTAQA
- the LOC18589934 gene encoding sanguinarine reductase isoform X1, whose protein sequence is MATKLSVAFPFPLERSSKPFQRISVLALPQLNLCHGFCFSKRNSGFRGLSVNALKEEVIHSANSETTLHSQTTLPTSSKLVLVIGASGGVGQLVVASLLNRNIKSCLLLRDPEKATTLFGNQDEEKLQVFKGDTRNPADLDPSIFEGVTHVICCTGTTAFPSKRWDGDNTPERVDWEGVRNLVSALPSSLKRVVLVSSVGVTKFNELPWSIMNLFGVLKYKKKGEDFLRKSGLPFTIIRAGRLTDGPYTSYDLNTLLKATAGQRRAVLIGQGDKLVGEVSRLVVAEACIQALEIEFTEGKIYEINSVEDQTVFDKTLRRTPALKVPTLGYNFSFIVHFMF
- the LOC18589935 gene encoding anaphase-promoting complex subunit 11; translation: MAFDGCCSDCKLPGDDCPLIWGACNHAFHLHCILKWVNSQTSQAHCPMCRREWQFKG
- the LOC18589934 gene encoding sanguinarine reductase isoform X3, giving the protein MATKLSVAFPFPLERSSKPFQRISVLALPQLNLCHGFCFSKRNSGFRGLSVNALKEEVIHSANSETTLHSQTTLPTSSKLVLVIGASGGVGQLVVASLLNRNIKSCLLLRDPEKATTLFGNQDEEKLQVFKGDTRNPADLDPSIFEGVTHVICCTGTTAFPSKRWDGDNTPERVDWEGVRNLVSALPSSLKRVVLVSSVGVTKFNELPWSIMNLFGVLKYKKKGEDFLRKSGLPFTIIRAGRLTDGPYTSYDLNTLLKATAGQRRAVLIGQGDKLVGEVSRLVVAEACIQALEIEFTEGKIYEINSVELLYFAGGRTWY